In Flavobacterium piscisymbiosum, the sequence TTTGCTATTTTCTTTTATGCTTTTACTTTTATTGTTCCTGCTGTTTATTTGGTTCAGTCCTTAAAAACAAAAGACAGAATCATGCTTTGGATAAGCTTTTTGGCTATCGGATTTTCAATCTATACTATAAGATTCTACTATTCGGTTTTACCAATAGAAGTAGCCCTAACGCTTGGGGGATTAGTTTTATTTGCAATAGCTTATTTTTCGATTAGAAAACTAAAAGATAATGAAGTTGGTTTGACATTTAAACCGGATAGGATCAATAATTCAAATGCGATTTTAAATGCCGAAGCTTTAATAGTAGCCTCAACTTTTGGAATGAAACCAGAAGCAAAAGTACCGGATTCTCCCATGGATTTTGGAGGAGGAGGTTTTAGCGGTGGAGGTTCAGAGGGAACTTTTTAGTCCTTTTTTACCATTGCATTTTTGTTTTTTCACCATTAAGATATTAAGTTTCATTAAGGGTTAAGCTTAATTTTTCTTAATATCTTAATGGTGAAATATTTTAACTTTAGTGTTGAATTTTTTCTTTCAAAGCCACAGCATCAATATCGCTGTGAGAAACATCATAAACAGCTTGTCCGTTTTTGATTAAGATTAATTGCGGAGATTCATGATATACATTAAATCTGCTGGCAATTTCGTTAGAGATATCACGATGGGCGATTAAATCTAAAAAATAAGCATCGACAGTTTCGTTTAAATCGTATTCACGTTCAAACTGTTTCAAAGCCATACGGCTAATGCTGCATCTTGTACTATGCTTAAAAATAACAACCGGCTTCTCGTTCGAGATCGTGGTAACTTCTAATAATTGTGCTACATCGGTTAATTCTGTCCAGTTTACATTACTTTTTGGAGAGTCTGTATTATCTGAACTTCCGAAGATTGAATTTAAAAAACTCATATTTGACGTGTTTTATGACTTTTTGACGTTAAAAAATGATAAAAATCACGTTTTAAATGTCATTTTGTCTGTATTTTTAATGTGGAATATCTTTTGAATGATCTAAAGCAAAGTTATATCATTTAAAGTTAAAAATGTAATCCAATAAATTGTAATTTTAATGGTATCGAACTTTAAAACTAAAAATCAAACCTAAAACATACACATATGAACATAAATAAATTTACAATTAAGTCGCAGGAAGCCATACAGTTATCGCAACAGTTGGCCCAAC encodes:
- the ytxJ gene encoding bacillithiol system redox-active protein YtxJ, encoding MSFLNSIFGSSDNTDSPKSNVNWTELTDVAQLLEVTTISNEKPVVIFKHSTRCSISRMALKQFEREYDLNETVDAYFLDLIAHRDISNEIASRFNVYHESPQLILIKNGQAVYDVSHSDIDAVALKEKIQH